The following coding sequences are from one Bradyrhizobium sp. WSM471 window:
- a CDS encoding NAD(P)/FAD-dependent oxidoreductase: MRLAVIGTGIAGNAAAWLLSERHAVTVYERELRPGGHSHTVRVDYDGEEIDVDIGFIVFNEPNYPELTSLFAHLGVKTEETCMSFAMSADHGRFEWRGGGETFLQVASGLFAQPRNLFSPSYFRMLAEVRRFNKESVSDLRTGQLQNLTLGEYLRKSAFSPRLFSDYLGPMGAAIWSSPSAEILAFPAENFIAFFDNHRLLHLDRPLWRTVRGGSRRYVEKLTARFKASIRLGCAVTSIHRTEHGVTIGDSHGHQDSYDAVVMACHSDQALAMLSDADPRERSILGAIRYAPNTAYLHRDISLMPKRRNAWASWNFLRWRREAPAQNDVAVTYWMNRLQGIDDRKPLFVSLNPPCEPAPHLTFGKFTFAHPQYDASAFAAQRKLPEIQGRRRTWFCGAWTGYGFHEDGLRSGIAVAEALGSAVPWRRSGALLAQAAE, from the coding sequence ATGCGTTTGGCGGTGATCGGGACGGGAATTGCCGGCAATGCCGCCGCATGGCTCCTGTCCGAACGTCATGCCGTGACCGTCTACGAGCGCGAATTGCGACCGGGTGGACACAGTCATACAGTGCGGGTTGACTACGATGGCGAAGAGATCGACGTCGACATCGGCTTCATCGTGTTCAACGAGCCGAACTACCCGGAATTGACGTCTCTGTTCGCGCACCTGGGTGTGAAGACCGAGGAGACATGCATGAGCTTCGCGATGTCGGCCGACCATGGTCGATTTGAGTGGCGGGGCGGCGGCGAGACCTTCCTGCAGGTCGCCTCCGGCCTGTTTGCCCAGCCGCGTAACCTCTTCTCCCCGTCGTATTTTCGCATGCTGGCCGAGGTCCGCCGCTTCAACAAGGAAAGCGTCTCCGACTTGCGGACTGGCCAACTCCAGAACCTCACACTCGGCGAATATCTGCGCAAGTCAGCGTTCAGCCCGCGCCTGTTCAGCGATTATCTGGGACCGATGGGGGCCGCCATCTGGTCGTCCCCCTCGGCCGAGATCCTCGCCTTTCCCGCCGAAAACTTCATCGCCTTTTTCGACAATCACCGGCTGTTGCATCTGGATCGGCCGCTCTGGCGGACCGTCCGGGGTGGCAGCCGGCGCTATGTCGAGAAGCTCACGGCCAGGTTCAAGGCCAGCATCCGGCTCGGCTGCGCGGTGACGTCGATCCATCGAACCGAGCACGGCGTGACGATCGGCGACAGTCACGGCCATCAGGACTCCTACGACGCTGTCGTGATGGCCTGTCACAGCGATCAGGCTCTGGCGATGCTGTCGGATGCCGACCCACGCGAGAGATCCATTCTCGGCGCAATCCGTTACGCTCCAAACACGGCCTATCTGCACCGCGACATCAGCCTCATGCCGAAACGCCGCAATGCATGGGCATCCTGGAACTTCTTGCGCTGGCGACGCGAAGCGCCTGCCCAGAACGACGTCGCGGTGACTTACTGGATGAACCGGCTGCAGGGCATCGACGACAGAAAGCCGCTATTCGTCAGCCTCAATCCCCCTTGCGAGCCGGCGCCTCATCTCACTTTCGGCAAGTTCACTTTCGCGCATCCACAATATGACGCAAGCGCGTTCGCCGCGCAGAGGAAGCTCCCCGAAATCCAGGGACGCCGCCGTACCTGGTTTTGCGGCGCGTGGACCGGCTACGGATTCCATGAGGACGGCTTGCGCTCCGGCATCGCCGTCGCCGAGGCACTTGGCAGTGCGGTGCCGTGGCGACGGTCCGGCGCGTTGCTGGCGCAGGCTGCCGAGTAG
- a CDS encoding DUF1365 domain-containing protein: MLQPGAPERTATSSAAALYLGRVMHARMRPVHHRFAYRVMSLLIDLDRLDEADRQSRLFGVNRASVFSFHESDHGKRDGGASLSNHVRRLAEQHDVDLSGGRILLLCYPRLFGYVFNPLSIYFCYGSSGNLALLIYEVRNTFGEIHSYILPVEDAAAGGAIRQCQAKEFYVSPFMEMQTQYRFSIAPPDQQVKVRIVQSDEHGAIFTAAFSGQRRPLTSRSLLATLVTLPLLTFKVVAAIHWEAIRLWLKNVPFVPRPNQP, encoded by the coding sequence ATGTTGCAACCGGGCGCTCCAGAACGAACAGCGACGTCATCTGCAGCCGCGCTCTACCTGGGCCGGGTGATGCACGCACGTATGCGGCCCGTGCACCACAGGTTCGCTTACCGGGTCATGAGCCTGCTCATCGACCTAGACCGGCTTGATGAAGCGGATCGCCAGTCTCGCCTGTTCGGCGTCAATCGCGCGTCAGTGTTCAGCTTTCACGAATCCGATCACGGCAAACGTGACGGCGGCGCGTCCTTGAGCAACCATGTGCGACGCCTGGCCGAACAGCACGATGTCGACCTCTCAGGAGGGCGCATCCTCCTTTTGTGCTATCCGCGGCTCTTCGGCTACGTGTTCAATCCGCTTTCGATCTACTTCTGCTATGGCAGCAGCGGCAATCTTGCGCTGCTGATCTACGAGGTCCGCAACACTTTTGGCGAAATCCATTCCTACATCCTTCCGGTCGAGGACGCTGCTGCCGGCGGTGCCATACGACAATGCCAGGCGAAGGAGTTCTACGTCTCGCCATTCATGGAGATGCAAACGCAGTACCGCTTCAGCATTGCTCCGCCCGACCAGCAAGTGAAGGTCAGAATCGTGCAGAGCGATGAGCACGGTGCTATATTTACAGCTGCATTCTCCGGACAACGTCGCCCGCTGACCAGCCGCTCGCTGTTGGCGACGCTCGTCACTCTGCCACTTCTCACCTTCAAGGTCGTCGCGGCCATTCATTGGGAAGCGATCCGGCTTTGGCTGAAAAATGTTCCTTTCGTTCCCCGTCCGAACCAACCCTGA
- a CDS encoding cyclopropane-fatty-acyl-phospholipid synthase family protein — protein MDLAATHQTARFDDVPLLARLALRLASRLKLGTVDVRLPDGRTVVLRGTHPGPSATIELNSYAFARSLVLGGDIGMAEAYVRGDWSTPDLSQLLYVFCLNDDLVDSAFAGNALVRLCRRALHRLRRNTRLGSRLNIHAHYDLGNAFFAAWLDPSMTYSSALFSPEATDLLAAQRHKYAQLAQAIELRPGHTLLEIGCGWGGFAEYAAKTCGAKVLALTISKEQHAFASRRIHEAGLGDNVEVRLQDYRDQDGQFDRIASIEMIEAVGEPFWPTYFNQLHQRLKPGGLAGIQAITVRDELFDSYRRRVDFIQRYIFPGGMLPSPNVLRALGERVQMPLIRERVFGQDYAKTLAVWRASFGHAWTDLTSLGFDEPFRRLWEYYLCYCEAGFRAEKIDVRQLVFARRS, from the coding sequence ATGGACCTCGCAGCCACTCACCAGACTGCTCGCTTCGATGACGTTCCCTTGCTCGCGCGGCTCGCGCTGCGGCTTGCGTCGCGGCTCAAGCTCGGCACCGTGGATGTTCGCCTTCCCGACGGCAGAACGGTGGTGTTGCGGGGAACGCATCCGGGGCCGTCGGCGACCATCGAGCTCAACAGTTACGCCTTCGCGCGAAGCCTGGTGCTGGGCGGCGATATCGGCATGGCCGAGGCTTACGTTCGAGGCGATTGGAGCACGCCGGATCTCTCCCAGCTGCTTTACGTGTTCTGTCTGAACGACGATCTGGTCGATAGCGCCTTCGCCGGCAATGCACTGGTCCGGCTTTGCCGGCGCGCGCTGCATCGGTTGCGCCGAAACACGCGACTGGGATCGCGGCTGAATATCCACGCCCATTATGATCTTGGCAACGCGTTCTTTGCGGCCTGGCTCGATCCGAGCATGACCTACTCGTCGGCATTGTTCTCGCCCGAGGCGACCGACCTGCTCGCCGCTCAACGGCACAAATATGCCCAACTCGCGCAGGCGATCGAGCTACGGCCCGGCCATACCCTGCTCGAGATCGGCTGCGGCTGGGGCGGCTTTGCCGAATATGCCGCCAAGACTTGCGGCGCCAAGGTCTTGGCGCTCACCATCAGCAAGGAGCAACACGCATTCGCCAGCCGGCGAATCCACGAAGCCGGGCTCGGCGACAATGTCGAGGTCCGGTTGCAGGATTATCGCGATCAGGACGGGCAGTTCGACCGTATCGCCTCGATCGAGATGATCGAGGCCGTCGGCGAGCCGTTCTGGCCGACGTACTTCAATCAACTGCACCAGCGGCTCAAGCCGGGCGGTCTTGCCGGAATCCAGGCGATCACCGTCCGTGACGAGCTCTTTGACAGCTACCGGCGGCGCGTGGACTTCATCCAGAGATACATTTTTCCGGGCGGGATGCTGCCTTCGCCGAATGTCTTGCGCGCGCTCGGCGAACGCGTGCAGATGCCTCTCATCCGCGAGCGGGTCTTTGGACAGGACTACGCCAAGACGCTCGCGGTCTGGCGAGCGAGTTTCGGCCATGCCTGGACGGACCTGACCTCACTCGGGTTCGACGAGCCGTTCCGGCGGCTGTGGGAATATTACCTCTGCTACTGCGAGGCAGGTTTCAGGGCCGAAAAGATCGACGTCCGACAGCTGGTCTTCGCGCGCCGGAGCTGA
- the yacG gene encoding DNA gyrase inhibitor YacG — MDDQVKKPASPLKTCPICDKPQSEAARPFCSSRCRDVDLNRWLKGSYVIPGRDDEADGEE, encoded by the coding sequence ATGGACGACCAGGTGAAAAAGCCCGCAAGCCCCCTCAAAACCTGCCCGATCTGCGACAAGCCGCAGTCCGAGGCCGCCCGCCCGTTCTGCTCGTCTCGCTGCCGCGACGTCGATCTGAACCGCTGGCTGAAAGGCTCCTACGTCATTCCCGGCCGGGATGACGAGGCAGACGGGGAGGAATAA
- a CDS encoding Maf-like protein: MLGRPKFVLASGSPRRLSLLNQAGIEPDALRPADVDETPKRGELPRACANRLARAKADAALKSVQLDDELRGAFILSADTVVAVGRRILPKANLVDEAAQCLRLLSGRNHRVYTAITLVTPREAFRQRLVETRVRFKRLSEDDIQAYIGSGEWRGKAGGYAVQGIAGSFVVKMVGSYTNVVGLPLYETTTLLGGEGFPIRFGWLNATAV; the protein is encoded by the coding sequence ATGCTCGGCCGCCCCAAATTCGTTCTCGCCTCCGGTTCGCCGCGGCGCCTGTCGCTGCTCAACCAGGCCGGCATCGAGCCGGACGCGCTCCGGCCCGCCGACGTCGACGAGACGCCGAAGCGGGGCGAGCTGCCGCGCGCCTGCGCCAACCGGCTCGCGCGGGCCAAGGCGGATGCGGCACTCAAATCGGTGCAGCTCGACGACGAGCTGCGTGGCGCCTTCATCCTCTCCGCCGACACGGTGGTGGCGGTCGGCCGCCGCATCCTGCCCAAGGCCAACCTCGTCGACGAGGCCGCGCAGTGCCTGCGGCTGCTGTCGGGCCGCAACCACCGCGTCTACACCGCGATCACTCTGGTGACGCCGCGCGAGGCCTTCCGCCAGCGCCTGGTCGAGACCCGTGTCCGCTTCAAGCGCCTCTCGGAGGACGACATCCAGGCCTATATCGGCTCCGGCGAATGGCGCGGCAAAGCCGGCGGCTACGCCGTGCAGGGCATCGCCGGCTCGTTCGTGGTCAAGATGGTGGGGTCCTACACCAACGTCGTCGGCCTGCCGCTCTACGAGACCACCACGCTGCTCGGCGGCGAAGGTTTCCCGATCCGCTTCGGCTGGCTCAACGCCACCGCCGTCTGA
- a CDS encoding low molecular weight phosphatase family protein: protein MAGPPRARDPQSVLFACAMNSVRSPMAESLLRHMFPQGLYVKSAGARRGELDPFAVSVMAELGQDISTHKPQTFEELEDWEGLNFDLIITLSPEAHHKALELTRTLAADVEYWPTQDPTTMEGSRDQKLAAYRDVCDQLLLRIRRRFSKVGAANG, encoded by the coding sequence ATGGCGGGTCCGCCACGCGCACGCGATCCGCAATCGGTGCTGTTCGCCTGCGCGATGAACAGCGTGCGCTCGCCGATGGCGGAGAGCCTGCTGCGGCACATGTTTCCGCAAGGCCTCTATGTGAAGTCGGCCGGTGCCAGGCGCGGCGAGCTCGATCCGTTCGCGGTGTCTGTGATGGCCGAGCTCGGCCAGGACATCTCCACCCACAAGCCGCAGACCTTCGAGGAGCTGGAGGATTGGGAGGGGCTGAATTTCGACCTGATCATCACGCTCTCGCCGGAGGCGCATCACAAGGCGCTGGAGCTGACCCGCACGCTCGCCGCCGACGTCGAGTATTGGCCGACGCAGGATCCCACCACCATGGAAGGCAGCCGCGACCAGAAGTTGGCTGCCTATCGCGACGTCTGCGACCAGCTTCTGCTGCGCATCCGCCGGCGATTTTCGAAGGTGGGCGCGGCGAACGGGTAG
- a CDS encoding UPF0262 family protein, whose amino-acid sequence MTQPPEQDDSQNRIVGVTLDEDSIGRSGPDIEHERAIAIYDLIEQNLFAPEGADGKGPFTLHIGITGSRLMFDIRREDGTPVVAHLLSLTPFRRIVKDYFMICDSYYQAIRTATPDKIEAIDMGRRGIHDEGSRTLQERLKGKVRVDFETSRRLFTLITVLHWKG is encoded by the coding sequence ATGACCCAGCCGCCCGAACAGGACGACTCGCAAAATCGCATCGTCGGCGTCACGCTCGACGAGGACTCGATCGGCCGTTCCGGGCCGGACATCGAGCATGAGCGCGCGATCGCGATCTACGATCTGATCGAGCAGAATCTGTTCGCGCCGGAGGGCGCCGACGGGAAGGGCCCGTTCACGCTCCATATCGGCATCACCGGCAGCCGGCTGATGTTCGACATCCGCCGCGAGGACGGCACGCCCGTGGTCGCGCATCTGTTGTCGCTGACGCCGTTCCGGCGGATCGTGAAGGACTATTTCATGATCTGCGACAGTTACTACCAGGCGATCCGCACGGCGACGCCGGACAAGATCGAGGCCATCGACATGGGCCGCCGCGGTATCCATGACGAAGGATCGCGCACGCTGCAGGAGCGGCTGAAGGGCAAGGTGCGGGTCGATTTCGAGACCTCGCGCCGGCTGTTCACGCTCATTACCGTCCTGCACTGGAAGGGTTAA